From Flavobacterium arcticum, the proteins below share one genomic window:
- a CDS encoding T9SS type A sorting domain-containing protein has translation MKKIYYIILLCFAFNFAQAQVTQVYTDYNNFWTSSSSSINSTQPNLSHNLLAFTWSGVTYSTGVDDAKLTSNGVTFQSTKFRALPITTVPLTSPQNAYFVGLGALTDGVANGVTSTAINPLVTTGALKASYLTTGENGLDLGTCLTNIPTGNDLTFNLSINGITIDNVNDGIPDILVSQIAQPTGTGVDKLYFADINGNLVGNSISINLSNNSLFPTVANWNVDFYNNDSTQSENNYINTNRTVKFFTADISQFGITEANYTSVRKLIYQPGGSSDPAFIAYNEPSIGVAQQIIVKTQPTGSDCDGIMPSDFTVQLADSFGDNVEQAGYEITAYMETGPGELLGTVTQATDATGLATFNDLSFEIGGDHTIRFENTSLKAGITENIIGDTNCSSNEWTGNNGTAWNDTANWTIADIPNANNDVTIPTGRPNYPVLTANAGANNLSMGAGATINLNGKLFAIKGNITKDETAYIDASHEDSELYMSGTTTQTIPDGFILDGEIGNFTVENAAGVSTLNPMYLSGILNIESGNFETNDIVTLVCSFSPNKTGQIDKIESGSSISGLITTEQCFPARRAYRLVTPTVTTTSSIRENWQENASAYNDNPNPGYGIHITGYGSSGSDPESADGTNGFDWQPSGASSIFTFNNSTQSWEAVSNTTDVLTAGTPYRVLIRGSRSADITSNATPPSNTKLRATGTITSGTTAINGLSSTEGDYNFVANPYHTIVDMNKVMGNASNLTNFYYVWDPTLGGTPVVGVSGGRGAYVTINASTGEKSNSSSAATRYAQPYQAFFVQTSSQGTTPILTFKEAYKRTTAAQTAVFRTSGTPYIALDLFAETEFINEHTSADGLRIDFREGYNNDVDFNDAKKFGNLDENISRLNGEEYIAMENRNLPAIDEELPLAVSRYRTSNYVMKLELGFFEELDVYIKDYYLNEETLLEQGNTTNFEFSVNEDIEASTDAARFAIVFRAAALSTENPITKNNFSLFPNPLSGSELYINAPEAYQTADVAIYNTIGQKVFNTSQPFNGSSQVMLQVGDLETGIYILKLKTETGATYSTRFIKR, from the coding sequence ATGAAAAAAATTTATTATATTATACTATTGTGCTTTGCATTCAACTTTGCACAAGCACAGGTAACACAAGTTTATACTGATTATAACAATTTCTGGACATCGAGTTCTTCAAGTATAAATAGTACACAACCTAATTTATCGCACAACTTATTAGCGTTTACTTGGTCTGGAGTTACTTACTCTACAGGAGTAGATGATGCTAAATTAACATCTAATGGCGTAACGTTTCAAAGCACAAAGTTTAGAGCACTACCCATTACCACTGTGCCATTAACAAGCCCTCAAAACGCGTACTTTGTTGGTCTTGGTGCGCTAACCGATGGTGTTGCTAACGGCGTGACAAGTACTGCTATAAACCCATTAGTTACCACAGGGGCACTTAAGGCAAGCTATCTAACTACTGGAGAAAACGGACTTGATCTTGGTACTTGTCTTACTAATATACCTACAGGTAACGACCTTACTTTTAACCTTAGTATTAATGGGATAACAATTGATAATGTAAATGATGGTATCCCTGATATATTAGTAAGTCAAATAGCTCAACCAACAGGTACAGGGGTAGATAAATTATATTTTGCCGACATTAATGGTAACCTTGTAGGTAACTCTATAAGCATTAATCTTTCTAACAATTCATTATTCCCTACGGTTGCAAACTGGAATGTTGATTTTTACAATAATGACAGTACACAATCAGAAAATAATTATATAAACACAAATAGAACTGTAAAATTCTTTACTGCCGATATTTCGCAGTTTGGTATTACAGAGGCTAACTATACAAGTGTTAGAAAACTAATATACCAACCAGGAGGATCATCTGACCCTGCTTTTATTGCTTATAACGAGCCCTCTATAGGCGTTGCGCAACAAATTATAGTAAAAACACAACCTACAGGGTCTGACTGTGATGGTATTATGCCTAGCGACTTTACCGTACAACTTGCTGACTCTTTTGGCGATAATGTAGAGCAAGCAGGTTATGAGATTACCGCTTATATGGAGACAGGTCCTGGAGAGCTTTTAGGTACAGTTACACAAGCTACCGATGCTACAGGACTGGCTACTTTTAATGATTTATCATTTGAAATTGGTGGTGACCACACTATACGCTTTGAAAACACTAGCCTAAAAGCAGGTATTACCGAAAATATAATAGGCGATACCAATTGTAGTAGTAACGAATGGACAGGAAACAATGGTACAGCATGGAATGATACTGCCAACTGGACAATTGCAGATATACCAAACGCTAACAATGATGTAACTATCCCTACAGGACGACCTAACTACCCTGTATTAACTGCTAATGCAGGAGCAAACAACCTTAGTATGGGAGCAGGAGCAACCATTAATTTAAACGGTAAACTATTTGCCATTAAAGGCAATATCACTAAAGATGAAACCGCTTATATTGATGCAAGCCACGAAGATTCTGAATTATACATGTCAGGTACTACTACACAAACTATTCCTGACGGATTTATATTAGATGGCGAAATTGGCAACTTTACTGTAGAAAATGCAGCAGGTGTAAGTACATTAAACCCAATGTATCTTAGTGGTATTCTTAACATAGAGTCTGGTAACTTCGAAACAAATGATATCGTTACACTAGTATGTTCATTTAGCCCAAACAAAACAGGACAAATAGACAAAATAGAGAGCGGAAGTAGTATATCTGGACTTATCACTACAGAGCAATGTTTTCCTGCACGTCGTGCCTATAGGCTTGTAACACCTACAGTAACAACCACATCAAGCATCCGCGAAAACTGGCAAGAAAATGCTTCTGCTTATAATGACAATCCTAACCCAGGATATGGTATTCATATTACAGGTTATGGTTCATCAGGATCAGACCCTGAGTCTGCTGATGGTACTAATGGGTTCGACTGGCAACCATCAGGAGCATCGTCTATATTTACATTTAACAACAGTACACAATCGTGGGAGGCTGTTAGTAATACTACCGATGTGCTTACAGCAGGAACACCATACCGTGTACTTATAAGAGGCTCTCGTAGTGCAGATATCACATCAAACGCTACACCGCCAAGCAATACCAAACTACGTGCTACCGGAACTATAACAAGTGGTACTACTGCTATAAATGGTCTTTCTTCTACAGAAGGCGATTATAACTTTGTAGCAAACCCATATCATACCATTGTAGACATGAATAAAGTAATGGGTAACGCCTCTAACCTTACCAATTTCTATTACGTTTGGGATCCTACCTTAGGAGGCACACCTGTAGTAGGTGTTTCTGGAGGGCGTGGGGCTTATGTAACAATAAATGCCTCTACAGGAGAAAAAAGCAACTCTAGCTCAGCAGCTACTCGTTATGCACAGCCATACCAAGCTTTCTTTGTACAAACGTCATCTCAGGGTACTACACCAATACTTACCTTTAAGGAGGCATACAAAAGAACGACCGCAGCGCAAACAGCTGTTTTTAGAACATCGGGCACACCATATATAGCGCTTGATCTTTTTGCTGAAACAGAATTTATAAATGAGCATACCTCAGCAGATGGTTTAAGAATTGATTTTAGAGAAGGATACAACAACGATGTTGACTTTAATGACGCTAAGAAATTTGGCAATTTAGACGAAAACATTTCACGTCTTAATGGCGAGGAGTATATTGCAATGGAGAACAGAAACCTACCAGCAATAGACGAAGAACTACCTCTTGCTGTATCGCGCTACAGAACATCTAACTATGTAATGAAACTAGAACTTGGTTTCTTTGAAGAACTTGATGTATATATTAAAGATTACTACCTAAACGAAGAAACCTTACTAGAACAAGGCAACACTACAAACTTCGAGTTTAGTGTAAACGAAGATATAGAAGCGAGTACTGATGCTGCACGATTTGCAATAGTATTTAGAGCTGCTGCATTAAGCACTGAGAACCCTATAACTAAAAATAACTTTAGTCTATTCCCTAACCCATTAAGCGGAAGCGAGCTTTACATTAACGCGCCAGAAGCATACCAAACGGCAGATGTAGCTATTTATAACACTATAGGTCAAAAAGTATTTAATACTTCACAGCCATTTAACGGAAGTAGTCAAGTTATGCTACAAGTTGGCGATTTAGAAACTGGAATTTATATCCTAAAACTAAAAACCGAAACAGGAGCTACTTATAGCACACGATTTATAAAAAGATAA
- a CDS encoding sterol desaturase family protein gives MDFTNPLVYGVPCFLGLILLELSYSKLTTRKKLYNWKDLASSVSIGLGSAVLAALLKTVTAIVIFTFVYDVFNPMVDGVRTNIFGWESFGYAWYIWLLCQLADDFSYYWFHRQNHMVRFFWAAHIVHHSSHQFNLGTAVRNGWFTLFYKPFFYMWIVAIGFPPEMLLVCLGIESLWQFQLHSVYVPKLGFIEKIFNTHRMHQVHHSKNLEYMDKNHGGFLNAFDKLFGTFKDYDENIDIEYGVTSPPNSYNPYVILTHEYANIWQDMKKSKNWKHKFMYIFGPPGWSHDGSTKTVKQMRKELKQLNYANESPKESCTARFKTSEPEHNSVGI, from the coding sequence ATGGATTTTACTAACCCGTTGGTGTACGGAGTACCTTGTTTTTTAGGCTTAATTCTTCTTGAATTGAGTTACAGTAAACTTACAACCCGAAAAAAACTTTATAATTGGAAAGACCTTGCCTCTAGTGTTAGTATAGGTTTAGGCTCTGCTGTGCTTGCGGCTTTGCTAAAAACGGTTACGGCTATTGTTATTTTTACCTTTGTGTATGATGTTTTTAACCCAATGGTAGACGGTGTGCGTACTAATATATTTGGTTGGGAGTCTTTTGGGTATGCTTGGTATATATGGTTATTATGCCAGCTTGCCGATGATTTTAGCTACTATTGGTTTCATAGACAAAACCACATGGTTCGGTTTTTTTGGGCAGCACATATAGTACATCATTCTTCGCACCAATTTAATTTAGGTACAGCGGTGCGCAACGGCTGGTTTACTTTGTTTTACAAGCCCTTCTTTTATATGTGGATTGTTGCAATAGGTTTTCCTCCCGAAATGCTTTTAGTGTGTTTAGGTATAGAGTCGTTATGGCAGTTTCAACTACACTCGGTATATGTACCAAAACTGGGCTTTATAGAAAAAATATTTAATACGCATAGAATGCACCAAGTACACCACTCTAAAAACTTAGAGTATATGGATAAAAACCATGGTGGGTTTCTTAATGCTTTCGATAAACTGTTTGGTACTTTTAAAGACTATGACGAAAATATTGATATAGAATATGGTGTTACTTCTCCGCCTAACTCTTATAATCCTTATGTGATATTAACCCATGAGTATGCTAATATTTGGCAGGACATGAAAAAGTCGAAAAACTGGAAGCATAAGTTTATGTACATTTTTGGTCCGCCTGGTTGGAGCCATGATGGGAGTACCAAAACGGTAAAGCAAATGCGTAAAGAACTGAAGCAATTGAATTATGCTAATGAATCGCCTAAAGAGTCGTGTACAGCTCGATTTAAAACATCTGAGCCAGAACATAACTCTGTTGGTATATAA
- a CDS encoding ABC transporter permease: protein MSFSLYIARRYTISRSKSSAVNIITGIAALGIIASTAALFIIMSAFSGLREFTVSFTNATDPELRVIPALGKSFTISGEQEQELKKMGEITHYSKIAEERVLFYYDGKEQVAYLKGVDSIYTDVNPVKEKVIQGNWLQPETSQVVVGYGIMSKLSMGLFDFNNALEVYVPKPGKGLINSPEDGFKKAALVPIGFYSINDDVDSQYVFADLGLAQELLNFKSEQITALDIKLAPNTDEAKIREQLNSIFKGKINIKNRAQLNASLYKMLNIENLVTYLFCSLVVVMTLFCLAGALIMLILDKRENIKTLYSLGTAVTELRKIFLYQGIFITTLGVIIGLAISVGVVLAQQHYSLIMLTNTLAYPMQFTFINILIVLATIYTLGILASWLAANRVNAKLLKNS, encoded by the coding sequence TTGAGCTTCTCCCTATACATAGCCCGACGATATACTATAAGCAGGAGTAAAAGCTCAGCCGTAAACATTATTACTGGCATTGCAGCACTAGGCATAATAGCCAGTACCGCAGCACTATTTATAATAATGTCGGCATTTAGTGGGCTACGCGAGTTTACAGTATCATTTACCAATGCTACTGATCCTGAACTAAGAGTTATACCCGCATTAGGAAAATCGTTTACGATATCGGGAGAGCAAGAACAGGAACTAAAAAAAATGGGCGAAATAACCCATTACAGCAAAATAGCCGAAGAGCGCGTGCTCTTTTACTATGACGGAAAAGAGCAGGTAGCTTATTTAAAAGGTGTAGATAGTATTTATACTGATGTAAACCCTGTTAAAGAAAAAGTAATTCAGGGTAACTGGCTACAACCCGAAACAAGCCAAGTAGTAGTAGGCTATGGCATTATGTCTAAACTATCTATGGGATTATTCGACTTTAATAATGCACTAGAAGTATATGTCCCTAAACCAGGAAAAGGACTTATTAACTCGCCCGAAGACGGGTTTAAAAAAGCAGCCCTTGTACCTATAGGTTTTTACTCTATAAATGATGATGTAGATAGCCAATATGTGTTTGCCGACCTAGGTTTAGCACAGGAACTACTAAACTTTAAATCCGAACAAATAACGGCTCTGGATATAAAACTTGCTCCTAATACTGATGAAGCAAAGATAAGAGAACAGCTAAACTCCATTTTTAAAGGAAAAATAAACATTAAAAACAGGGCACAGCTAAACGCATCATTATACAAAATGCTGAATATTGAAAACTTAGTTACCTACCTATTTTGCTCACTAGTAGTGGTTATGACATTGTTTTGCCTTGCAGGCGCACTCATAATGCTGATACTAGACAAACGCGAAAACATAAAAACACTCTATAGTTTAGGTACAGCCGTTACTGAGCTTCGTAAGATTTTTTTATATCAGGGTATATTCATTACCACCCTTGGTGTAATTATAGGGCTCGCCATAAGCGTTGGTGTGGTATTGGCACAACAGCACTACAGCCTTATTATGCTAACCAACACCCTCGCCTACCCTATGCAATTTACTTTTATTAACATACTGATAGTCTTAGCCACTATATATACACTGGGCATACTTGCCTCGTGGCTAGCTGCCAACCGTGTTAATGCTAAACTGCTCAAAAATTCATAA
- the rbfA gene encoding 30S ribosome-binding factor RbfA gives METNRQKKIGTLLQKDLVDILQGEVRKNNISNLIISISKVNVTSDLSIAKVYLSIFPTNKADELLAAIRSNTPLIKHDLSQRVKMQLRKVPNLIFYIDDTLDQIEKIDHELKGENNPITNPELLDKRKKL, from the coding sequence ATGGAAACAAATAGGCAGAAAAAAATAGGCACACTACTGCAAAAGGATTTAGTAGATATCCTTCAGGGCGAGGTGCGCAAAAACAACATTAGCAACCTCATCATATCTATATCAAAAGTAAACGTTACTAGCGACCTTTCTATAGCAAAGGTATATCTTAGTATTTTCCCTACTAATAAGGCTGATGAACTGTTGGCGGCTATCCGTTCTAACACACCACTTATAAAACACGACCTTTCGCAGCGCGTAAAAATGCAACTACGAAAAGTACCAAACCTTATTTTTTATATCGACGATACACTCGACCAGATAGAAAAAATAGATCACGAGTTAAAAGGTGAAAACAACCCTATTACTAACCCAGAATTGCTAGACAAGCGTAAAAAATTATAG
- a CDS encoding CBS domain-containing protein codes for MPRPEFIDLVNRIKKEKKSRKMSKRDFIWLFDWYEKRTSGNVWRINEFLEQEKLEVVPNFQNGWIDHEIEIREIDKVKITHDCKSEDEFDPISRLSILPAASKNPTSITKESDLTKAYHLMWKNNFSQLPVMNDSRKVLGIISWESIAKGLIAKKKSNQVKDFMTNDFKVLNHNTSLFEAIKEVFKCGVIFVTDIDSTIKGPVTTFDVNEEYIEKIEPYILLEQIENFIRLFLHDKLILKDIKSVLKERTDNKKIESIGDLTFGEYILVLENDTFWDILNLPFIKSDFVNELHEIRNIRNRVMHFSAEGGDDKDLELLKTMSNFLKDYHNNC; via the coding sequence ATGCCAAGACCAGAATTTATTGATTTAGTTAATAGAATCAAGAAAGAAAAAAAATCAAGAAAAATGTCAAAACGCGATTTCATCTGGCTTTTTGACTGGTATGAGAAACGTACAAGTGGTAATGTTTGGCGAATAAATGAATTTCTTGAGCAAGAAAAATTAGAAGTTGTTCCAAATTTTCAAAATGGCTGGATTGATCATGAAATTGAAATACGGGAGATTGATAAAGTAAAAATAACCCATGATTGTAAAAGCGAAGACGAATTTGATCCAATTAGCCGATTGAGTATATTACCCGCCGCATCAAAAAACCCAACATCAATTACAAAAGAATCTGATCTTACCAAAGCATATCACCTTATGTGGAAAAATAATTTTTCACAGTTACCTGTGATGAATGACTCAAGAAAAGTATTGGGGATTATTAGTTGGGAATCGATTGCAAAAGGTTTAATAGCTAAAAAAAAATCTAACCAAGTCAAAGATTTCATGACTAATGATTTCAAGGTCTTAAACCATAATACATCACTATTTGAAGCCATAAAAGAAGTCTTTAAATGTGGAGTAATTTTTGTTACTGACATTGATAGTACAATTAAAGGACCTGTAACAACTTTTGATGTTAATGAAGAGTATATTGAGAAAATAGAACCGTATATATTACTTGAGCAAATTGAGAATTTTATAAGACTGTTTTTACACGATAAACTAATACTTAAAGATATAAAAAGTGTTCTAAAAGAAAGGACTGATAATAAAAAAATAGAATCTATAGGTGATTTAACATTTGGTGAATATATACTTGTTCTTGAGAACGATACATTTTGGGACATCCTTAATCTTCCATTTATAAAATCAGATTTTGTAAATGAGTTACATGAAATAAGAAATATTCGAAATAGAGTAATGCACTTTAGTGCCGAGGGTGGTGACGATAAAGATTTAGAACTTTTAAAAACAATGTCAAATTTTTTAAAAGACTATCATAACAACTGCTAA
- the mce gene encoding methylmalonyl-CoA epimerase, whose product MRKIEHIGIAVKDLETSNQLFEKLFGAPAYKMEEVASEGVKTSFFMNGPNKIELLEATNPDSPIAKFLEKKGEGIHHIAFDVEDIISEIARLKNEGFIVLNETPKKGADNKMVAFLHPKGTNGVLIELCQEIA is encoded by the coding sequence ATGAGAAAAATAGAACATATAGGCATCGCCGTAAAAGACCTTGAAACATCTAACCAGTTATTTGAAAAACTATTTGGTGCACCAGCTTATAAAATGGAAGAAGTAGCAAGCGAAGGGGTAAAGACCTCTTTCTTTATGAATGGTCCTAACAAGATAGAACTACTAGAAGCCACTAACCCCGATAGCCCTATTGCTAAATTTTTAGAAAAAAAAGGCGAAGGTATACACCATATAGCCTTTGACGTAGAAGATATTATTAGCGAAATAGCCCGACTTAAAAACGAAGGCTTTATAGTACTAAACGAAACACCTAAAAAAGGAGCCGACAATAAAATGGTAGCTTTTTTACACCCAAAAGGCACTAATGGTGTACTAATAGAACTGTGCCAAGAGATAGCATAA
- the dusB gene encoding tRNA dihydrouridine synthase DusB, which produces MIKIGNIELPDFPLLLAPMEDVSDPPFRRLCKLHGADLMYSEFISSEGLIRDAMKSRQKLDIFDYERPVGIQIFGGDEEAMAMSAKIVETVNPDIVDINFGCPVKKVVCKGAGAGVLKDIDLMVRLTKAVVNSTHLPVTVKTRLGWDDDSINIDEVAERLQDVGVKALTIHGRTRAQMYKGEADWEPIARVKNNPRITMPIFGNGDIDSPEKALEYKNKYGLDGIMIGRAAIGYPWIFNEIKHFFETGERLPAPTIEDRVEAARNHLTWSIDWKGERVGVVETRRHYTNYFKGIPHFKEYRQRMVTLDSPADVYGVMDEVLEKFSATV; this is translated from the coding sequence ATGATTAAGATAGGAAATATAGAGTTGCCCGATTTTCCGTTACTACTTGCACCAATGGAAGATGTGAGCGATCCGCCATTTAGGAGATTATGCAAGCTACATGGTGCCGACCTTATGTACAGCGAGTTCATTTCGTCGGAAGGGTTGATTAGAGATGCAATGAAAAGCAGGCAAAAGCTCGATATTTTTGATTATGAACGTCCTGTAGGTATACAGATATTTGGTGGCGATGAAGAGGCAATGGCTATGTCGGCAAAAATTGTCGAAACTGTAAATCCTGATATTGTAGATATCAACTTTGGCTGCCCTGTAAAAAAAGTAGTTTGCAAAGGTGCAGGTGCTGGAGTGCTAAAAGATATCGATCTTATGGTGCGCCTTACCAAAGCTGTTGTAAACAGTACTCACCTTCCTGTAACGGTAAAAACCCGACTGGGGTGGGATGACGATTCTATTAACATAGATGAGGTAGCCGAAAGACTGCAAGATGTAGGTGTTAAGGCGCTTACTATACATGGGCGTACTCGTGCGCAAATGTATAAGGGGGAGGCCGACTGGGAACCTATTGCCCGAGTGAAGAATAACCCGCGTATAACCATGCCTATTTTTGGTAATGGCGATATAGATAGCCCCGAAAAGGCATTAGAATATAAAAATAAATACGGACTGGACGGTATCATGATAGGGCGTGCTGCCATTGGCTACCCTTGGATATTCAATGAGATAAAACACTTTTTTGAGACAGGCGAACGTTTGCCTGCTCCAACGATAGAGGATAGGGTAGAAGCAGCACGTAATCACTTAACATGGTCGATAGACTGGAAAGGTGAGCGCGTAGGCGTGGTAGAAACGCGCAGGCATTATACTAACTACTTTAAAGGTATACCACACTTTAAAGAATATCGCCAACGTATGGTAACACTTGATAGTCCCGCCGATGTATATGGTGTAATGGATGAGGTGTTGGAAAAGTTTAGTGCTACAGTATAG
- a CDS encoding NmrA family NAD(P)-binding protein — MNTNILVIGGTGKTGSRVAQRLQQLGHNIRIGSRSATPAFDWEKPETWATVMEGIEKMYITFQPDLAVPGALEAIEALTKQAQKSSVKKMVLLSGKGEREAELCEQVVINSGIDYTIVRASWFNQNFSESFLLEPLQAGLVALPQPDAEVPYVDTKDIADVAVAALLHDKHNGEIYELTGTRTLTFKEVVTEIATATKRDITFISVTLEAYTQVMQQQEVPADVIWLINYLFTEVLGDERNSEITNDIEKVLGRKPKDFSLYVTETAATGIWNTMPSIEN, encoded by the coding sequence ATGAACACTAACATTTTAGTAATTGGCGGAACTGGAAAAACAGGAAGTAGAGTAGCACAACGACTACAACAATTAGGGCACAACATAAGAATTGGCTCGCGCAGTGCAACACCAGCATTCGACTGGGAAAAACCAGAAACATGGGCAACCGTGATGGAAGGAATAGAAAAAATGTACATTACCTTTCAGCCAGACTTAGCAGTCCCTGGAGCGCTGGAGGCTATAGAGGCATTAACCAAACAAGCACAAAAAAGCAGTGTCAAAAAAATGGTACTACTATCGGGTAAAGGAGAACGAGAAGCCGAGCTTTGCGAACAAGTAGTCATCAATTCGGGTATTGACTATACTATAGTAAGAGCCAGTTGGTTTAATCAAAATTTTAGCGAAAGCTTTTTACTCGAACCACTACAGGCGGGGCTAGTAGCACTACCTCAACCCGATGCTGAAGTACCCTATGTAGACACTAAAGATATTGCCGATGTGGCAGTTGCAGCATTATTACATGATAAACATAATGGCGAAATTTATGAACTTACAGGAACAAGAACCCTAACCTTTAAAGAGGTTGTAACCGAAATTGCCACAGCTACCAAAAGAGATATTACTTTTATATCTGTTACTCTCGAGGCTTACACACAAGTAATGCAACAACAAGAAGTACCTGCCGATGTTATTTGGCTAATAAACTATTTGTTTACCGAAGTATTAGGCGATGAAAGAAACTCAGAAATAACGAATGATATAGAAAAGGTACTGGGTAGAAAACCAAAAGATTTTTCACTATATGTAACAGAAACTGCTGCAACAGGTATATGGAATACTATGCCTAGCATAGAAAATTAA
- a CDS encoding MATE family efflux transporter, whose protein sequence is MTQIVQRKNAFSRFFILLKQSLTGGNIDFTKGSIRRAVLLLAIPMMLEMAMESVFALVDLYFVGHLENSSFAVQTVGLTESVLTIIYSIAIGMSMAATAVVARRVGEKNPEAAARAGMQAIVVAVAINTVIAVFGFIYATDILLLMGSSEASAIYGTDFVQIMMGGSFVIMLLFLFNGIFRGAGNAAIAMKSLWIANICNIILCPIFINGFWFIPAYGLTGAAMATTIGRGIGVSYQLYNLFNGKGMLKVAASYFIPHWEQIKALVKIAAPGIMQFVIASCSWIFLAQLVATTGGDEGSAGYQSALRIMMFFLLPAWGLSNAAATLVGQNLGAKQVERAERSVFVTAKYNVIYMAAITGITFLAADPIMWFFTNNTHVHDIAVQAIKILSVAFVFYGAGMVLMNAFNGAGDTKTPTYINFFGFWLFQIPLAYILAKVFELGPVGVFIAIPVSETAITIASIILFRRGKWKQTEV, encoded by the coding sequence ATGACACAAATTGTACAAAGGAAAAATGCGTTTTCCCGATTTTTTATATTACTAAAACAGTCACTTACAGGTGGCAATATCGATTTTACAAAAGGTAGCATTCGCAGAGCCGTATTACTACTCGCTATACCTATGATGCTCGAAATGGCAATGGAATCAGTATTTGCACTGGTCGATCTCTATTTTGTAGGGCATTTAGAAAATAGCAGTTTTGCCGTACAAACCGTAGGACTTACAGAATCTGTACTTACCATAATATACTCTATAGCCATAGGCATGAGTATGGCAGCCACAGCAGTAGTGGCACGCCGTGTGGGCGAAAAAAACCCAGAAGCAGCGGCACGAGCAGGAATGCAGGCAATAGTTGTAGCCGTAGCCATAAACACTGTAATTGCTGTTTTTGGTTTTATTTATGCTACTGATATTCTGCTACTCATGGGTTCATCAGAAGCTTCAGCAATATACGGAACTGATTTTGTTCAAATTATGATGGGTGGTAGCTTTGTTATCATGCTACTTTTCTTGTTCAACGGAATATTTCGTGGTGCAGGTAACGCTGCCATAGCCATGAAAAGCCTTTGGATAGCCAATATATGTAACATTATACTATGTCCTATTTTCATTAACGGGTTTTGGTTTATACCTGCTTACGGACTTACAGGTGCTGCAATGGCAACCACAATAGGGCGAGGTATTGGCGTAAGCTATCAGCTTTACAACCTCTTTAACGGTAAAGGCATGCTCAAGGTTGCAGCCTCTTACTTCATTCCGCATTGGGAACAAATAAAAGCATTAGTAAAAATTGCAGCACCAGGTATAATGCAGTTTGTAATTGCATCATGCAGTTGGATATTTTTGGCACAACTAGTTGCCACTACGGGTGGCGACGAAGGCTCGGCAGGCTACCAGAGTGCTTTGCGTATCATGATGTTTTTCTTACTACCAGCTTGGGGGCTTAGCAATGCTGCTGCTACACTGGTAGGGCAAAACCTAGGTGCGAAACAAGTAGAGCGCGCGGAACGGTCGGTATTTGTTACCGCAAAATATAACGTTATATACATGGCAGCTATTACAGGGATTACCTTTCTTGCTGCCGACCCTATTATGTGGTTTTTTACCAATAATACTCACGTGCATGATATAGCGGTACAGGCTATTAAAATACTAAGTGTCGCTTTTGTGTTTTATGGCGCAGGCATGGTATTAATGAATGCCTTTAATGGTGCTGGCGATACCAAAACACCAACATATATTAACTTTTTCGGGTTTTGGCTTTTCCAGATTCCGTTAGCTTATATACTGGCAAAGGTTTTCGAGCTTGGTCCTGTAGGGGTATTTATAGCCATACCTGTTTCGGAAACAGCTATTACTATAGCGAGTATTATACTTTTCCGTAGAGGTAAATGGAAACAAACTGAAGTGTAA